A genomic segment from Spinacia oleracea cultivar Varoflay chromosome 3, BTI_SOV_V1, whole genome shotgun sequence encodes:
- the LOC110783134 gene encoding protein VASCULATURE COMPLEXITY AND CONNECTIVITY, translating to MARRNGVLLPIVALVLGLLAIGLSFIAYSKRIKVGDVSNVNGVCRYPSSPAFAIGIIAALVLLIEQITISVGMRCFCCCGIRCSSKCGAIISIILFIFSWFAFVIAFIGLIYTAMLNNRKYLVQNHSENNIDSSILEGGICYIGKENLFLGDAVWCIFSIVSGLFAYSFRVCATRNRNNNDNYQAGYGNNNAANYGQTGVAMGQPPHSHLSKDKV from the exons ATGGCCCGAAGAAATGGTGTTTTGCTACCTATTGTTGCCCTTGTTCTTGGTCTACTCGCAATTGGTCTTAGTTTTATTGCTTATTCCAAAAGGATTAAg GTTGGAGACGTTTCCAACGTTAACGGGGTATGCAGGTATCCAAGCAGTCCAGCGTTTGCCATAGGCATAATTGCTGCATTAGTTCTTCTTATTGAGCAAATAACAATTAGTGTTGGTATGAGATGCTTTTGCTGTTGTGGAATACGCTGTTCTTCAAAGTGTGGTGCTATTATCTCAATTATCCTCTTCATTTTCTCCTG GTTTGCCTTTGTCATAGCATTCATAGGATTGATTTATACTGCAATGCTAAACAACCGCAAATATCTAGTACAAAATCATTCTGAAAACAATATTGACAGTAGCATTTTAGAGGGTGGCATTTGCTACATTGGCAAGGAGAATTTGTTTTTAGGGGATGCAGTTTGGTGCATATTCAGCATTGTTTCGGGTCTCTTCGCGTACAGTTTCCGGGTTTGTGCTACTCGTAACAGAAACAACAATGATAATTACCAAGCTGGTTATGGTAATAATAATGCTGCTAATTATGGACAAACTGGTGTTGCTATGGGACAACCTCCTCATTCTCATTTATCAAAGGACAAAGTATAA